In Desulfobacterales bacterium, one genomic interval encodes:
- a CDS encoding dynamin family protein has translation MSMDTYHYLKEEILKVNQDIQALISRANSLPGMAESRFDDWRQTCQRLPQQMSEDMMRVAVAGPIKSGKSTFLNSILQGDYLKRGAGVVTSIVTRVRNGDQLSAQLFFKSWDEVNAEMEQALVLFPTLEWRRTDLGVDIRKSEEREQIEKALKLLSADQLISHDTRNINNVLLSSYIKGYESVYDLISDKNTTRQYDTKTFPEHKSFVGDENLAVYLKDVQLQIPSEAFAANIEIADCQGSDSSNPMHLAMIQDYLLLTHMIVYVISSRTGLRQADIQFLSIIKKMGILDNMLFVVNCDFSEHESIQELQALVNRVKEELALIKPDPEVFTFSALFNLFSSPNLTLSEKDQLRMQQWRAEAELTEFSDQETVKFKSTLDSKLGNTRGALLLKNHIERLSVILSGMENWIGINQDILERDSESAQELMQRLQEHQARVDQMKTVLKTTISGAVSKIKKKLNVDVNRYFDVRSGELFRQITGFIKEYKGLTQPVDGKADLPGVSKTIYRGYQDFKQSLNKFMTEDINPEIVRFVKVKENEIGKYFETILQPYHGALSDAYDEYMRMMNKLGVGLNNETQLKVELPNIKAQLEQSGPTPPKLVTSMQYSAKIKTAALLRMGVYSLQQNLKKLLKQPTRKRADVIQQALSGGTRQMKRDTMRIVVEQLKDYRENLKFAFLFKLIDNFADHLVDLMQDRFQLFVTDLAAVSDRLDNTKIDKEQTLQLLKEMNQNSAGVKGSIGHLRRRIEQAN, from the coding sequence ATGAGCATGGACACCTATCACTATCTTAAAGAGGAAATCTTAAAGGTCAATCAAGACATCCAGGCATTAATTTCAAGGGCCAACTCTTTGCCCGGCATGGCGGAATCGCGTTTTGATGATTGGCGCCAGACCTGTCAAAGACTTCCGCAACAGATGTCAGAGGATATGATGCGGGTGGCTGTTGCCGGACCGATTAAATCCGGCAAAAGCACTTTTTTAAATTCAATTCTGCAAGGTGATTATTTAAAAAGAGGCGCCGGCGTGGTCACTTCTATTGTCACCCGGGTTCGCAATGGCGATCAACTCAGTGCGCAACTTTTTTTCAAATCCTGGGATGAAGTGAATGCCGAAATGGAACAGGCCCTGGTTCTTTTTCCGACACTGGAATGGCGCCGAACAGATTTAGGTGTGGATATCCGCAAATCCGAAGAGCGGGAGCAAATTGAAAAGGCCCTCAAATTGTTAAGCGCTGACCAATTAATATCACACGATACCCGCAACATTAATAATGTACTGCTATCCTCATACATCAAAGGATACGAAAGCGTTTACGATCTCATATCTGACAAAAATACAACCCGGCAGTATGACACCAAGACCTTTCCAGAGCATAAAAGCTTTGTGGGTGATGAAAATTTAGCAGTTTATTTAAAAGATGTTCAGCTGCAAATTCCATCAGAAGCATTTGCTGCCAATATCGAAATCGCAGATTGCCAGGGCAGCGACAGTTCAAATCCAATGCACCTGGCGATGATACAGGATTATCTATTGTTGACGCATATGATTGTTTATGTGATCAGCAGCCGCACAGGACTCCGTCAGGCGGACATTCAGTTTTTGTCCATTATCAAAAAAATGGGTATCCTCGACAATATGCTGTTTGTTGTCAACTGCGATTTTAGTGAACACGAATCAATACAAGAGCTTCAAGCCCTTGTAAATAGGGTAAAAGAGGAACTGGCTCTGATCAAACCCGATCCGGAGGTATTTACTTTTTCAGCGCTATTCAATTTATTTTCTTCGCCGAATTTGACGCTCTCTGAAAAAGACCAGCTTCGAATGCAGCAATGGCGGGCAGAGGCCGAATTAACGGAATTTTCAGATCAGGAGACAGTGAAATTCAAATCGACTCTTGATTCAAAACTCGGTAACACGCGCGGTGCGCTTTTGCTAAAAAATCACATCGAACGACTTAGCGTCATTTTATCCGGTATGGAGAATTGGATCGGAATCAATCAGGATATCCTGGAGCGGGATTCAGAAAGTGCTCAGGAACTGATGCAACGGCTACAGGAGCATCAGGCTCGCGTCGATCAAATGAAAACGGTCTTAAAAACCACCATTTCCGGGGCAGTGAGCAAGATCAAAAAGAAGCTCAATGTCGATGTAAACCGTTATTTTGATGTACGTTCGGGAGAGCTCTTTCGTCAAATTACCGGGTTCATAAAAGAGTACAAAGGATTAACCCAGCCCGTCGATGGCAAAGCGGATTTGCCCGGTGTTTCCAAAACCATATACCGGGGCTATCAGGACTTTAAACAATCGCTCAACAAATTTATGACTGAAGATATCAACCCGGAAATTGTGCGTTTCGTGAAAGTAAAGGAAAATGAAATCGGTAAGTATTTCGAAACCATTCTTCAGCCCTATCATGGCGCGCTCTCGGATGCCTATGATGAATATATGCGCATGATGAACAAGCTTGGTGTAGGCCTGAACAATGAAACACAATTAAAAGTTGAATTGCCGAATATCAAGGCTCAACTCGAGCAGTCCGGGCCAACACCACCCAAATTGGTCACTTCGATGCAATACTCGGCCAAAATCAAAACCGCTGCATTGCTGCGCATGGGCGTTTACAGCCTGCAGCAAAATTTAAAAAAATTGTTAAAACAGCCCACCCGCAAACGAGCCGATGTGATACAGCAGGCCCTGAGCGGCGGCACCCGGCAAATGAAAAGAGACACGATGAGGATTGTCGTTGAACAACTCAAGGATTACCGTGAAAACCTCAAATTTGCTTTCCTGTTTAAACTCATCGATAATTTCGCTGATCATCTTGTCGACCTCATGCAGGACCGCTTCCAACTCTTTGTTACCGACCTTGCCGCTGTGAGCGATCGCTTGGACAACACCAAAATTGATAAAGAGCAAACGTTGCAACTGTTAAAGGAAATGAATCAGAATTCTGCGGGTGTAAAAGGAAGTATCGGCCATCTGCGCCGGCGCATCGAACAGGCGAACTGA